DNA from Desulfovibrio sp. TomC:
TAATGATTTATGGCCAAACATTATAAGCGTACGGATTGCCGGCTTTGTGGAAGTTCATACCTCACCAAGGCATTCGTCTTACAGCCCACTCCGCTTGCCGATTCCTATCTCCCTGATGCCGATCAAGCCCGCAATCTGCCAAGCTACCCGTTAGACCTGTACCTGTGCGCCAACTGTGGCCACGCGCAACTGCTTGATGTCGTCATGCCTGAAGAGATCTACCTGAACTATATTTATGAAACGAAAACCTCCCTTGGCCTTCGCAGCCATTTTGAGCAGTATGCCCGCGACACCCTCACGAGCATACAGCCGGCCGAAGGGAGTTTTGTCCTGGACATTGGCAGTAATGACGGCACGTTGCTGACTTTTTTCAGACAAGCCGGACACCGGGTGCTGGGGATTGATCCAGCCGGCGAGATCGCCCGCCGGGCAACCCGAAAGGGCATCCCAACCCTGGCTGCCTTTTTTGGGCCTGACCTCGCCGATACAATCAAATCCGAACATGGCCCTGCCACGATTGTCACCTCCAATAATCTCGTGGCCAACGTTGACGACCTGCACAGCTTTGTTGACGGCATTCGTCGAATTCTGGCGAAAGATGGCGTCTTCATCTTTGAAAGCTTCTACATGCTCGACTGGATGCGTAATTTTGTTTTCGATTTCACCTACCATGAACACCTTTCCTATTTTTCCGTTACTC
Protein-coding regions in this window:
- a CDS encoding class I SAM-dependent methyltransferase translates to MAKHYKRTDCRLCGSSYLTKAFVLQPTPLADSYLPDADQARNLPSYPLDLYLCANCGHAQLLDVVMPEEIYLNYIYETKTSLGLRSHFEQYARDTLTSIQPAEGSFVLDIGSNDGTLLTFFRQAGHRVLGIDPAGEIARRATRKGIPTLAAFFGPDLADTIKSEHGPATIVTSNNLVANVDDLHSFVDGIRRILAKDGVFIFESFYMLDWMRNFVFDFTYHEHLSYFSVTPLKRFFAEQGMELIDVLHTQSKGGSLRYIVQMAEGGRQPSPRIAEYEILEKQHCLHQLSGLQAYEKSVHIAGEKLREYLSTIIKQGERIVGYGASATTTTLLYQFGLHEYLTFIVDENPDKIGLYAPGSGLAVYSPDRLMHDRPENVLILAWRYAEPIINKNRNYQDAGGRFIIPLPTLQFV